From the genome of Danio aesculapii chromosome 16, fDanAes4.1, whole genome shotgun sequence, one region includes:
- the elp6 gene encoding elongator complex protein 6 — MFPELNSLLNASPDSFKPGDFILLSDRQADASFLIHHYLSFYLRAGSKVCFLGLVQSFSHYSAVSQRLGVSLTQAREKGQLVFLEGLKDSIGAILKEDTSEGTEALSYLRSPGAGLEGLFRFVERSLCQSGDGGPPVLIIDDLSVLLSLGVSAGAILDFTLYCRATVCSELQGNMVILVRCEEEDADDEEELNLLQRGLVHECHLALHVEGLPTGYCRDIHGQVEVWWRQRGNALYNQRQIFQFKVHDKGASFFTRGTSRAVL, encoded by the exons ATGTTTCCTGAATTGAACAGTCTTCTCAATGCTTCTCCAGACAGTTTCAAACCT GGGGACTTTATCCTGCTGTCTGACAGACAAGCTGATGCATCGTTTCTCATTCATCACTATCTTTCTTTCTATTTACGTG CTGGCTCTAAGGTGTGTTTTCTGGGTCTTGTACAGTCCTTCAGCCACTATAGTGCTGTCAGTCAGAGGCTG GGAGTGAGTTTGACCCAGGCGAGAGAAAAAGGCCAGCTAGTCTTTCTGGAAGGACTGAAAGACTCTATTGGAGCTATTTTAAAGGAGGACACCAGTGAGGGGACAGAAGCTTTAAGTTATCTCAG GTCTCCAGGTGCTGGACTGGAAGGCCTCTTCAGATTTGTGGAAAGATCATTGTGTCAGAGCGGAGATGGCGGTCCTCCGGTGTTGATCATTGATGATCTGAGTGTGCTTCTGAGTTTAGGTGTCAGTGCTGGAGCAATACTAGACTTTACTCTCTACTGTCGAGCCACCGTGTGCTCTGAGTTACAG GGAAATATGGTGATTCTGGTGAGGTGTGAGGAGGAGGatgctgatgatgaagaggaatTAAACCTGCTCCAGAGGGGACTAGTTCATGAGTGCCATCTGGCATTACACGTGGAGGGTTTACCCACGGGCTACTGCAGAGACATACACGGACAG GTGGAGGTTTGGTGGCGACAGAGGGGAAACGCTCTTTATAACCAACgacaaatatttcaatttaaagttcATGATAAAGGAGCCTCGTTTTTTACCCGAGGGACTTCTAGAGCAGTTCTCTGA